One segment of Methylotuvimicrobium sp. KM2 DNA contains the following:
- the glyQ gene encoding glycine--tRNA ligase subunit alpha: MSSTNNDLLTFQGLILALQEYWARQGCVLLQPLDQEVGAGTFHPATFLRSIGPEPWNTAYVQPSRRPTDGRFGENPNRLQHYYQFQVILKPSPDNFQELYLGSLRYLGLDLLEHDIRFVEDNWESPTLGAWGLGWEVWLNGMEVTQFTYFQQVGGLECKPVTGEITYGLERIAMYLQGVESVYDLVWTKGPFGTVTYGDVFHQNEVEMSAYNFEHANVEFLFNCFDTYEQECEKLLAQDLPLPAYEMVLKASHTFNLLDARRAISVTERQRYILRVRNLAKSVAECYYQRRESLGFPMLAAKEEQA; this comes from the coding sequence GTGTCAAGCACAAATAACGACTTATTAACTTTTCAAGGGCTAATTCTAGCCTTGCAGGAATATTGGGCCCGCCAGGGCTGCGTATTATTGCAGCCGCTTGACCAAGAAGTCGGAGCGGGTACTTTTCATCCGGCGACCTTTCTTCGCTCGATCGGCCCGGAACCTTGGAATACCGCTTATGTTCAACCTTCGCGCAGACCTACCGACGGTCGTTTCGGGGAAAATCCGAATCGCTTGCAGCATTATTATCAGTTTCAAGTCATCTTGAAACCGTCGCCGGATAATTTTCAGGAACTGTATCTGGGTTCATTGCGTTATTTGGGCTTGGATTTGCTTGAGCATGACATCCGCTTCGTGGAGGACAACTGGGAATCGCCGACACTCGGCGCCTGGGGCTTGGGCTGGGAAGTCTGGCTGAACGGCATGGAGGTCACGCAATTTACCTATTTCCAACAAGTCGGCGGTCTCGAATGCAAACCGGTCACCGGTGAAATCACTTACGGCTTGGAGCGCATCGCCATGTATTTGCAAGGCGTCGAAAGCGTTTACGATTTGGTTTGGACCAAAGGGCCTTTCGGAACGGTCACTTACGGCGACGTCTTTCATCAAAATGAAGTTGAAATGTCCGCCTATAACTTCGAACATGCCAATGTCGAATTCTTATTCAATTGTTTCGATACTTACGAACAGGAGTGCGAAAAATTGTTGGCGCAAGATTTGCCGTTACCGGCCTATGAAATGGTACTCAAAGCTTCTCACACCTTTAATTTGCTTGACGCCCGCCGCGCAATTTCGGTTACCGAGCGGCAGCGCTATATCCTGCGCGTCAGAAACCTGGCTAAATCGGTCGCCGAATGTTATTACCAACGCCGCGAGTCGCTGGGCTTTCCGATGTTGGCCGCAAAGGAGGAGCAAGCATGA
- the glyS gene encoding glycine--tRNA ligase subunit beta: MSDAKHLLFELGSEELPPKTLITLSRSLLNNVRQGLDNADLSYSGIKGYATPRRLAVWVENLAVAQPDKIVEKRGPAVQAAFAADGSPSKAAQGFAASCGTTVEGLERLTTDKGEWLVYRQQVEGQTTEKLIPEILRASIHALPIAKRMRWGNYATEFVRPVHWAVLLFGDQVIETDILGLTTGKQTFGHRFHAPVALTVESADRYRDILFDSGKVIADFDERKQKIRLAAQQAAQSVGGTAHIEEDLLEEIAALNEWPVPVIGHFDPRYLELPAEVLITTMQTNQKYFPVKQADGSLSAHFITFSNIESTRPESIREGNERVITPRLSDAEFFWKQDRKLRLEDRVDALKNIVFQKTLGTLADKTHRVKQLADYIATQLDADANLAKRAAVLAKTDLLTEMVGEFPNLQGVMGRYYALADNEPAEVAEALEEQYFPKQSGSVTAASKTGQILSLAEKIDTLTGIFSAGLIPTGDKDPYALRRAALGVLRTAIERELPLNLTACVDFAIEQVEHDFDRAKTHRMVLEFIYDRLKGYCSDKGFSPDEFDAVLVVLPEQPLDFMRRLEAVKTFRQRPEAESLAGANKRIRNILKKTEAPQDFDSHVLAEPAEIQLLQAAQASAEAIGPLLQQQDYSAAMNRLAQLKDTVDAFFDNVMVMTDDIELRNSRLGLLNMLSEQFLQIADISRLQS, from the coding sequence ATGAGCGACGCCAAGCATTTATTGTTTGAACTGGGTTCCGAAGAATTACCGCCGAAAACGCTGATAACGCTCAGCCGATCCTTGCTCAACAATGTCAGGCAAGGGCTGGATAATGCCGATTTAAGCTATTCCGGCATTAAAGGCTATGCCACTCCCAGACGTCTGGCGGTTTGGGTCGAAAACCTCGCGGTCGCGCAACCCGATAAAATCGTCGAAAAACGCGGGCCGGCAGTGCAGGCTGCATTCGCCGCCGACGGTTCGCCAAGCAAAGCCGCTCAGGGCTTTGCCGCCAGTTGCGGCACAACGGTTGAGGGCCTGGAACGCTTGACTACGGACAAAGGCGAATGGTTGGTTTATCGTCAACAGGTCGAAGGTCAGACCACAGAAAAGTTGATTCCCGAAATATTGCGTGCCAGCATTCATGCTTTGCCGATAGCCAAACGCATGCGCTGGGGCAACTATGCGACCGAATTCGTTCGGCCCGTGCACTGGGCGGTGCTGTTGTTCGGTGATCAGGTCATTGAGACCGATATTCTCGGCCTGACTACAGGTAAGCAAACTTTCGGCCATCGTTTTCATGCGCCTGTCGCTTTGACTGTCGAGAGCGCGGACCGCTACCGGGATATTTTGTTCGATTCCGGTAAAGTCATTGCCGACTTTGACGAGCGCAAGCAAAAAATCCGGCTTGCGGCGCAGCAGGCCGCGCAATCGGTCGGCGGTACCGCACATATCGAGGAAGACCTGCTCGAGGAAATCGCCGCGCTGAACGAATGGCCGGTCCCAGTCATCGGGCATTTCGATCCGCGCTATTTGGAGTTGCCGGCCGAAGTGTTGATCACGACGATGCAGACCAATCAAAAATATTTTCCGGTCAAGCAGGCCGACGGTAGTTTGTCGGCGCATTTCATCACGTTCAGCAATATCGAAAGCACTCGTCCGGAATCGATACGCGAAGGCAACGAGCGCGTGATCACTCCGCGTTTGTCCGATGCCGAATTTTTCTGGAAACAGGACCGCAAGCTGCGTCTTGAAGACCGGGTCGACGCGCTGAAAAACATCGTTTTCCAAAAAACCTTGGGCACCTTGGCCGATAAAACGCACCGGGTCAAACAACTGGCCGATTACATCGCTACGCAACTCGATGCCGATGCGAACCTGGCCAAACGCGCCGCCGTTCTTGCCAAAACCGACTTATTGACCGAAATGGTCGGAGAATTCCCAAACTTGCAAGGCGTCATGGGCCGCTATTACGCACTGGCCGACAATGAGCCGGCCGAAGTCGCCGAGGCGCTCGAAGAGCAATATTTTCCTAAGCAATCCGGAAGCGTCACGGCCGCTAGCAAGACCGGACAAATTTTGTCGTTGGCCGAAAAGATCGACACGCTGACCGGTATCTTCAGCGCCGGCTTGATTCCGACCGGCGATAAGGACCCCTATGCACTGCGCCGCGCCGCGCTCGGCGTACTTCGCACCGCGATCGAACGCGAACTTCCGTTAAATTTGACAGCGTGCGTGGATTTTGCAATTGAACAAGTCGAGCACGACTTCGACCGGGCTAAAACGCATCGAATGGTGCTGGAATTTATCTACGACCGGCTTAAAGGGTATTGTTCGGACAAGGGTTTTAGCCCCGACGAATTCGACGCGGTGCTGGTCGTATTGCCGGAGCAACCGTTGGATTTCATGCGCCGCTTGGAAGCCGTCAAAACGTTCCGGCAACGCCCTGAAGCCGAGAGCCTGGCCGGCGCCAACAAAAGAATTCGCAATATTTTGAAAAAAACCGAGGCGCCTCAAGACTTCGATAGTCATGTACTCGCAGAACCGGCGGAAATCCAATTGTTGCAAGCCGCGCAGGCATCCGCCGAGGCGATCGGACCGCTATTGCAACAACAGGATTATTCAGCCGCGATGAATCGCCTGGCGCAACTGAAGGATACCGTGGATGCATTTTTCGACAACGTCATGGTCATGACCGACGATATCGAGCTGCGTAATAGCCGCCTCGGCTTGCTGAACATGCTGTCCGAGCAGTTTTTACAAATCGCCGATATTTCAAGGCTGCAATCGTAA
- a CDS encoding lysophospholipid acyltransferase family protein: MTQSTSINYQPSFRVYLGSTLLLLGIIISTLLFGPIILACAVLPFSVRYKIAGIWINLLLWMVEKSCGIRYEVEGLEHIKGIDAAVVLSKHQSAWETVALRKILPPQTAVLKESLLWLPVWGWALATLKPIAINRNNQREALKTLIDKGTECLKEGLWVVVFPEGTRAAPGERKKFNAGGAILAQKSGYPVIPVAHNAGECWPRYSFLKYPGVVQVRIGPPIETQNRKAGDINAEAEAWIEQAMTDITHLPQFPATHHQVIE, encoded by the coding sequence ATGACTCAGTCGACTTCAATCAATTATCAACCGTCCTTTCGCGTCTATCTCGGGTCCACCTTATTATTACTGGGTATCATCATATCGACGCTGTTGTTCGGACCGATCATCTTGGCCTGCGCGGTCCTGCCGTTTTCGGTCCGCTATAAAATCGCAGGCATTTGGATAAATTTGCTGCTATGGATGGTCGAAAAATCCTGCGGAATCCGTTATGAAGTGGAAGGTTTAGAGCATATTAAAGGCATTGATGCCGCGGTAGTGCTCAGCAAGCATCAATCGGCATGGGAAACCGTGGCGCTGAGAAAAATCTTGCCTCCGCAAACGGCGGTACTCAAGGAATCCTTACTATGGCTGCCGGTTTGGGGGTGGGCATTGGCTACTCTCAAACCGATTGCGATCAATCGCAACAATCAACGCGAAGCGCTAAAGACATTGATCGATAAAGGCACGGAATGCTTAAAGGAAGGATTATGGGTCGTGGTTTTTCCGGAAGGAACACGCGCCGCTCCCGGAGAAAGAAAGAAATTCAATGCCGGCGGTGCGATACTCGCGCAAAAATCAGGTTACCCGGTAATTCCTGTCGCTCATAATGCCGGGGAATGTTGGCCGCGTTACAGTTTTTTGAAATATCCGGGCGTCGTTCAGGTCAGAATAGGTCCGCCTATCGAGACCCAAAATCGAAAAGCCGGCGATATCAATGCCGAAGCGGAAGCATGGATCGAACAAGCCATGACAGATATCACCCACTTGCCTCAATTTCCGGCAACTCATCATCAGGTAATCGAATGA
- the lnt gene encoding apolipoprotein N-acyltransferase, whose product MKTAASLLKHPWLLPIASGVFIGTSYIPFPPWASLFCFVPLWLFWSRQNSLKNVLLGGFMTTFIYTLIGFNWVTYTLHEFAQVNWFVAGIGMLLFALFGHLFVPAAGLLWYTGVKLFRWPHWLSFAHMAVLTALCEFGLPMLFKWNFGYTWYGFGLPFYQWAEFVGFTGLSMITILLNWPLLVAWQKRRERSGLTILAGVIIVFAGLNMAGLVLKNRLPEPEASFNTLLVQANIGNTEKHAAAHGKGFQTEILKKYLTVTENGLESNPDVAVDFVLWSETSFPSLLGGQYNESYYARVLSEYLRERQIGMITGAYAKDERSGLITNSLFALDRQGTVIEPHYSKTILLALGEYIPGEKKFPWLRDWFPMVGNFAEGPGPTVLLQLNDYKVGPQVCYESLFPDFSKGLSDIGAQFIVNATNDSWYGTWQEPYQHLYMTLARAVEFRRPVVRVTNTGISTVALASGKVLHRSPLNQEWSGLYTVPYQKEPASTFYQRHFELMPSLLTAIFVGLLIVGFFSRREPIE is encoded by the coding sequence ATGAAAACAGCCGCATCGCTTCTCAAACATCCATGGCTGTTGCCTATTGCCTCAGGCGTCTTTATCGGAACGAGTTATATTCCTTTTCCTCCCTGGGCGTCGTTGTTCTGTTTCGTACCGCTTTGGCTGTTCTGGAGCCGTCAGAATAGTTTGAAAAACGTCTTGCTCGGCGGTTTTATGACGACCTTCATTTACACCCTGATCGGCTTCAATTGGGTGACCTATACGTTGCATGAATTTGCTCAGGTCAACTGGTTTGTAGCCGGTATCGGTATGCTCTTGTTCGCATTATTCGGTCATTTGTTCGTCCCGGCCGCCGGCTTACTGTGGTATACCGGCGTAAAGTTATTCCGCTGGCCGCATTGGTTGTCATTCGCGCACATGGCCGTGTTGACTGCATTGTGCGAATTCGGCTTGCCGATGCTGTTCAAATGGAATTTTGGTTATACCTGGTACGGATTCGGCTTGCCGTTTTATCAATGGGCCGAGTTTGTCGGGTTCACCGGTTTGAGCATGATCACGATATTACTGAACTGGCCATTGTTGGTAGCGTGGCAAAAACGCCGAGAGCGCAGCGGGTTGACGATTTTAGCTGGTGTTATCATCGTTTTTGCCGGTTTGAATATGGCCGGTTTGGTATTGAAAAATCGTTTGCCGGAACCTGAAGCCTCTTTCAATACGCTTTTGGTGCAAGCCAATATCGGCAATACGGAAAAACATGCGGCCGCGCACGGCAAGGGCTTTCAGACTGAAATTCTAAAAAAATATCTGACCGTGACCGAAAACGGTTTGGAGTCGAATCCCGATGTTGCAGTCGACTTTGTGTTGTGGTCGGAAACCTCGTTTCCGTCTTTGCTTGGCGGACAATACAACGAGTCTTATTATGCCCGAGTACTTAGCGAATACTTGCGCGAACGTCAAATCGGAATGATAACCGGCGCCTATGCTAAGGACGAGCGTTCCGGTTTGATTACCAATTCGCTTTTTGCATTAGATAGGCAAGGAACCGTTATCGAACCGCATTACAGCAAAACAATCTTATTGGCTTTGGGCGAATATATCCCCGGTGAAAAAAAATTCCCATGGCTGCGCGATTGGTTTCCGATGGTCGGTAATTTCGCCGAAGGGCCGGGACCGACCGTGTTATTGCAATTAAATGATTATAAAGTCGGGCCGCAGGTGTGTTATGAAAGTTTGTTTCCGGATTTTTCGAAAGGCCTATCCGACATCGGCGCGCAATTTATTGTCAATGCGACCAACGACTCATGGTACGGAACCTGGCAGGAGCCTTATCAACATCTGTATATGACGTTGGCGCGAGCCGTCGAATTTCGAAGGCCTGTCGTCAGAGTAACCAACACCGGTATATCGACCGTAGCGTTGGCTTCCGGCAAAGTGCTGCATCGATCGCCGCTCAATCAAGAATGGTCCGGTTTATATACCGTCCCTTACCAAAAAGAACCGGCGTCCACTTTTTATCAGCGTCATTTCGAATTGATGCCTAGCTTGTTGACGGCAATCTTTGTCGGGTTGTTAATTGTGGGATTTTTTTCAAGAAGGGAGCCGATTGAATAA
- a CDS encoding chloride channel protein — MLEFNKVFLSANPWKHRLVFWLGAIVIGVSIASMTLLSEWVVTIFRTTSADYRWFKFVAPPFGIAFTAWLTFRFFPGSQGSGIPQVKTALEIPYTLSERTKLVSLRIAVGKTFLPILGLLSGASVGFGGPATHVGASIMASLGKVANFPTLYMSKGLLLAGSAAGFAAMFSAPLAGIMFAIEEMGRALEERISTLVLTAIIFSGMTAYSILHYSIYFTDNPLDLPWGDEWLAIPFCGIVGGLLGGLFSRIIVSGHHFMRRLQLPYIPSAFVCGCIIALIGFVSEGQTFGTGYQMAKNIMYGSAPMDPLLPVYKMLATCATFFSGIPGGLFVPSIATGAGFGANLANWFPIAPASVMIMLTITAYFSGMLQSPLTSFTLILEITHNHDISIPIMAAAFIASGVSKLMNPQPLYRALCDAFQQYLPEQTDEDDDGRTQ; from the coding sequence ATGCTCGAATTTAACAAAGTCTTTTTATCCGCTAATCCATGGAAGCATCGTCTGGTTTTTTGGTTAGGGGCTATCGTCATCGGCGTATCGATCGCATCGATGACATTGTTGAGCGAATGGGTCGTAACGATTTTTCGCACGACTTCAGCCGATTATCGCTGGTTTAAATTCGTCGCCCCTCCATTCGGTATTGCCTTCACAGCCTGGTTGACCTTTCGATTTTTTCCAGGCAGCCAAGGAAGCGGGATTCCTCAGGTAAAAACGGCATTAGAAATTCCTTATACCTTAAGCGAACGCACCAAGTTGGTTTCTTTACGTATTGCCGTCGGTAAAACTTTCTTGCCGATTCTGGGTTTGTTATCGGGGGCTTCAGTCGGATTTGGCGGTCCGGCTACGCATGTTGGTGCATCGATCATGGCATCTTTAGGCAAAGTAGCTAATTTCCCTACACTTTACATGAGTAAAGGGTTGCTTTTGGCGGGGAGCGCGGCCGGATTTGCCGCGATGTTCAGTGCCCCTTTGGCCGGAATTATGTTTGCTATTGAAGAAATGGGAAGAGCGCTGGAAGAACGGATTAGCACCTTGGTATTAACCGCGATTATTTTTTCCGGTATGACTGCTTATTCGATACTGCACTACAGCATTTATTTTACCGATAATCCCTTAGATTTACCTTGGGGCGATGAATGGCTCGCTATTCCATTCTGCGGCATTGTCGGCGGTTTATTAGGCGGTCTATTCAGCCGGATCATTGTTTCCGGTCATCATTTTATGCGTCGATTACAACTACCTTACATTCCGTCTGCCTTTGTTTGCGGTTGTATCATTGCATTGATCGGTTTTGTCTCGGAAGGCCAGACTTTCGGAACCGGATATCAAATGGCCAAAAACATAATGTACGGTAGTGCGCCAATGGACCCGCTATTACCCGTTTATAAAATGTTGGCCACTTGTGCAACGTTTTTCAGTGGCATTCCGGGTGGACTTTTTGTCCCCTCTATCGCTACCGGCGCCGGATTCGGCGCTAATTTGGCCAATTGGTTTCCGATCGCGCCGGCTTCGGTGATGATCATGTTGACTATCACGGCCTATTTCTCCGGAATGCTACAATCGCCACTGACTTCATTTACGCTTATCTTGGAAATAACCCACAATCATGATATTTCCATTCCGATTATGGCCGCCGCATTTATCGCTTCAGGGGTATCTAAGTTGATGAATCCTCAGCCTCTCTATAGAGCGCTGTGCGATGCCTTTCAGCAATATCTGCCGGAACAGACCGATGAGGATGACGATGGCAGAACACAGTAA
- the ribA gene encoding GTP cyclohydrolase II, protein MNVKATSTIETLVRTRLPTAHGEFQLHYFSNPVDDKEHVALVKADVAGKTNVPVRVHSECLTGDVFGSRRCDCGKQLDLSLQLIEQAGFGILIYLRQEGRGIGLLKKLQAYNLQDQGLDTVEANIRLGHLPDERDYTQAALILHELGVSSIELITNNPDKISGLEAMGIKVEKRVPIESVYHHENVGYLKSKAEKLRHLLRFDQPNTAGPIPEELQFMQPFIEKLDDLNHGRDRVPFFTLSYAQSIDGSISLNAESSLPLSGSASLKLTHLLRAHHDALLIGINTTLVDNPRLNVRHVEGDDPQPVILDCLLRFPEDAKMLDASSKLPIVVATDQAPADKQRRLEAKGIRVYRVEQSSHGHIDLAALRKLLTELDIKTVMVEGGAEVINAFLLEGMIDYCVITIAPKIIGGLRAIEKPCRPMLEIKNCYYHPLGGDLILCGALHDDD, encoded by the coding sequence ATGAATGTTAAGGCGACATCGACGATTGAAACGCTTGTTAGAACTCGTTTACCGACGGCTCACGGCGAGTTTCAATTGCATTATTTCAGCAATCCTGTCGACGACAAGGAGCATGTCGCCTTGGTAAAGGCCGATGTGGCGGGAAAGACAAACGTGCCGGTGCGTGTGCATTCGGAATGTTTGACCGGCGACGTATTCGGCTCGCGGCGCTGTGATTGCGGAAAGCAATTAGACTTATCACTACAATTGATCGAGCAAGCCGGTTTCGGCATATTGATTTACTTACGCCAGGAAGGGCGAGGCATCGGTTTGCTGAAAAAACTACAAGCCTACAATCTTCAGGATCAGGGGCTCGATACCGTCGAAGCCAATATCCGGCTCGGTCATTTGCCCGACGAGCGAGACTATACGCAGGCGGCGCTGATATTGCACGAATTGGGCGTGTCGTCGATCGAATTAATTACCAACAATCCAGATAAAATCAGCGGGTTGGAGGCGATGGGCATCAAGGTTGAAAAGCGCGTGCCGATCGAGTCGGTCTATCATCACGAAAACGTGGGTTATTTGAAGTCCAAAGCCGAGAAATTACGGCATTTGTTGCGTTTTGACCAACCGAATACAGCCGGGCCTATTCCCGAAGAGTTGCAATTCATGCAGCCGTTCATCGAAAAGCTTGACGACCTCAATCATGGCAGAGACCGCGTCCCTTTTTTTACGCTGAGTTATGCGCAAAGCATCGACGGCAGCATTTCGCTGAATGCCGAATCATCGCTGCCGTTGAGCGGCAGCGCCTCGTTGAAGCTGACCCATCTGCTCCGCGCCCATCACGATGCCTTGCTGATCGGCATCAATACGACCCTGGTCGACAATCCGCGCCTGAACGTGCGCCATGTCGAAGGCGACGACCCGCAACCAGTCATCTTGGATTGCCTGCTTCGGTTTCCCGAAGACGCGAAGATGCTCGATGCTTCGAGCAAACTGCCGATCGTGGTCGCGACCGATCAGGCGCCCGCCGACAAGCAGCGCCGGCTCGAAGCAAAAGGTATCCGGGTGTACCGGGTCGAACAAAGTTCGCACGGTCATATCGACCTGGCGGCACTGCGCAAATTATTGACTGAACTCGACATCAAGACCGTGATGGTCGAAGGCGGGGCCGAGGTGATCAATGCCTTTTTGCTGGAAGGCATGATCGATTATTGCGTGATCACGATCGCGCCGAAAATCATCGGAGGACTCAGGGCAATCGAAAAACCGTGTCGTCCGATGCTCGAAATAAAAAATTGCTACTATCACCCGCTCGGCGGCGATCTGATTTTATGTGGGGCCTTGCATGATGACGATTGA